The DNA sequence GGTGGCGCTGCGGCAGAGCGAGAAGGAGGCAGAGCTAGCGGTTTACTTCTGCAAGCAGAAGATCGCCGTGCTGGACCTGCGGGAGGGGACGGTGCGCCCCAGCCGCGGGTGATTCGACTGCGGGAGGAGAGTCGCCACCGGCGACTCTCCTCCCGCCCCCCACCAGTGTCAAGCATCTGTCCGAACACCTGTCAGGGATGTCTCCGGCCTTTACAACTGCCTGGGGGAGGGGAGACCAAAAGCGCGGGTGGTGAGGTCATCGTGCGGGAAAGCTATGAACGACGCCCCGCCCGCTAGTCGAGCCGCCGCGGCGGGCGTGGCGCCGAGCCACCTGGCGCCACGCCCGTGATCGACGCAACCCCAACCGCCACCGTGGAATAGGCTCCCCTCTCCCGCTCGCGGGCTACCCATTAGTCACAAGTCAATGTAGTGTATTTGGATAAGTGACTTATGGCGGCACACCAGGGGGCGAGGGGTTGATGATCGAGGCGTGGGTGGAGAACGAGCTCGGGAGCGTGAATCTGGGAGATCCGCGCCGGAACCGGCGGGTGAAGCAGACGGTCCAAACGTTCTGGAATCGGCCGAATGCCTCGATTCCGGAAGCGAGCGAGTCGGTGTCGGAGATGCAAGCGATCTACGACCTGGTCTCTGCGGGGACGACGCGGGTGGAGGCGATCCGGGAAGCGCACGCGGAAGCGGTGGTTCGGCGCGTGTCGGGTTGCGAGGAGATCCTCATCGCGCAGGATTCGACGGAGCTGAGCTTCAACACGCTGCGTTCGACGGAGGGGCTGGGGCCGCTGAGCGGCAGATACAGCCTGGGGTTGATGATGCACACGGCCTTGGTGATCGATCCGGCGGGTGTGCCGCAGGGCGTGCTGCACCAGGCGACGTGGGCGCGGGACGCGGAAGGGGGCAAGAGGCAGAGCCGGCGAGAGCGGCGGATCGAGGAGAAGGAGAGCCAGAAGTGGCTGACGACGGTGCGCGTCTGCGAGGAGCGGCTGCCGGAGTCGATGAAGGCGTGGATCATCGGGGACAGCGAGGCGGACATCTATGAGTTGATGGCGATGCCGCGCCGGGCCGGGATCGAGCTGCTGATCCGGGCGACGCACAACCGGCGAGTCCACGCTGCGGAAGGGCTGGAGTACGTGTGGGAGGCCGCCGCGGCGGCACCGGTGACGGGACGGATCGAGGTGGAATTGAAGCGAACGCGCCTGCGGAAGGCGCGCACGGCGGAGTTGGAGGTGCGGCTTTGTCCAGACGTGCAGATCTTGCGGCCGAAGCACAAGCAGAAGAACACCGCCGTGGAAGCCGTGTCCGTCAGCGTGGTCCTGGTGCGTGAGGTCGGCGAGGTGCCGCCGGAGGAGAAGCCGGTGGAGTGGCTGCTGGTGTCGACCAAGCGGCTGGCGAGCCACGAGGAGGCGCTGAGCGCGGTGAGGGCGTACGTCGAGCGCTGGAAGGTGGAGCGCTACCACTACACGCTCAAGAGCGGCTGCCAGGTGGAGAAGCTTCAGCTGGAGCACGCCGATCGGCTGAAGCGAGCCGTGACGCTCTACTCGATCGTGGCGTGGCGGCTGCTGCTCATCACCTATCTGGCGCGTACGAGCCCGGATCTACCGTGCACGACCGCGCTGGATGAGGAGGAGACCGAAGTGCTGCACCGGATGGCGAATCCAGGGAAGCGGCGCCCCGCGCAGGTGGCGAGCCTGCGCGAGGCGGTAAGGCAGATTGCCCGGCTGGGTGGCTTCCTGGGCCGCAAGGGCGACGGAGAGCCTGGGGTGAAAGTGCTCCGGCGAGGACTTCGCCGCTTGGCCGACTTTGTCCTCGCATACCGAACTCTGCGCGCACCGACTTGTGACTAACGGGTAGCGCAAGCGGGGGACGGGGCGAGCCTAAGCGAGCGGGAGAGGGCGTCCGCCGATGCGAATCGACCCTCCCCCACGCGTTCGTGGGGAGGGTCGATGCGGCGGAAGGCGGCGAAGGTGCGCCGTCTCGCCGCGATCCTGGCGTCCTTCGCCTATGAGGCGGCGACGGCCGGCCTTCCGCGCCGCATCATCCCGCGGATCGCGTTCCATTCGCCGCTGCGGAAGAAGCGCGTCAGGTAGAGCAGGACGGGGAGGGCGAGGATGAGCGCCAGCTTGATTCCCAGGCCGGTGCCGGAGAGCGGGCGCACGCCCTGGCCCGCGATCCACCGGTCCGCGCCGTACAGCGCCGCGACGATGACGCCCAGGTGCGCCATCCGCCCCCACTCGTACGGCACCGGGTAGACGCGGTTGGACTGCCAGGCGCCCAGCGCCGCCATCAGCGCGTACGACGCCGGCGTCGCCCAGGCCACGCCCACCATCCCCCAGCGGCTCTCGGCCACGATGCAGATGGCGATGTTGAGCACCGCGCCCACGCCCGCGATCCACGGCAGCGCACCCGTCTTCCGCTCGATGTACAGCCCCGCCGTGACCACCGTGTACATGCCGCTGAACACGTAGCCCAGCAGGATCACGGGCACGATCCCCAGCCCCAGCCAGTACGCCGGCTTCACGTAGTGATGCACCGACGGCACCTCGCTCAGCGACGGCAGCAGCACCGAGACGGCGAGGAAGACGGCCGAGCAGATCAGCATCAGCGCCGTGAGCACGCGCGAGAAGAGCTGCGGCGCACCCGGCTGGCGGCCGTGCTGGAGGCTGAACGGCGTCCACGCCATGCGGAACATCTGCACCACCAGCAGCATGGCCACGCCC is a window from the Longimicrobiaceae bacterium genome containing:
- a CDS encoding IS4 family transposase, whose protein sequence is MIEAWVENELGSVNLGDPRRNRRVKQTVQTFWNRPNASIPEASESVSEMQAIYDLVSAGTTRVEAIREAHAEAVVRRVSGCEEILIAQDSTELSFNTLRSTEGLGPLSGRYSLGLMMHTALVIDPAGVPQGVLHQATWARDAEGGKRQSRRERRIEEKESQKWLTTVRVCEERLPESMKAWIIGDSEADIYELMAMPRRAGIELLIRATHNRRVHAAEGLEYVWEAAAAAPVTGRIEVELKRTRLRKARTAELEVRLCPDVQILRPKHKQKNTAVEAVSVSVVLVREVGEVPPEEKPVEWLLVSTKRLASHEEALSAVRAYVERWKVERYHYTLKSGCQVEKLQLEHADRLKRAVTLYSIVAWRLLLITYLARTSPDLPCTTALDEEETEVLHRMANPGKRRPAQVASLREAVRQIARLGGFLGRKGDGEPGVKVLRRGLRRLADFVLAYRTLRAPTCD